A window of Flavobacterium flavigenum contains these coding sequences:
- a CDS encoding sensor histidine kinase, which yields MKIKHQLAIFNALTRLLVILILWLMLPILVENVLYRHINNGLIEKKKKFIEHLNQQEINDFIENEGDSTETYSQFSTLHSEFLVLSKMPARYHQKRTMFKNEYRIIEGEENEYRILKYHFVYGNQSYQLEIGSSLSEVNDLTFIIRFFIIIVLVVILLVTFLADTVYIEYLLKPFYKIIDTKIRRVNEPEAFDHTPIKAKSRDFKELDLVLNQMMDRIADVFKKEKQFISNVSHELLTPIALLKNKLENLLQNDSLDDNAVDKIAGSLKTLDMLKKIINNLLLISRIENHQYESNERINFQHIINELQEDLQDRIEDKGIWFSNETKHDFVFTGNKTLIHILIYNLVTNAIKYNKPNGEIVVSDGFLQDRYFISIADSGLGLNESQIENIFNRFTRVNSEQEGQGLGLAIAKSIAVFHHIEIKVSSVVNEGTVFTLLF from the coding sequence GTGAAAATAAAACATCAATTAGCCATTTTTAATGCCCTGACAAGATTGTTGGTAATTTTGATTTTGTGGCTGATGCTGCCTATTTTGGTTGAAAATGTTCTGTATCGGCATATTAATAATGGTCTGATAGAAAAAAAGAAAAAATTTATCGAACATTTAAATCAACAGGAGATAAATGATTTTATCGAAAATGAAGGAGATTCAACAGAAACATATTCGCAATTTTCAACGCTTCACAGCGAATTTTTAGTTCTTTCAAAAATGCCTGCCAGATATCATCAAAAACGAACTATGTTTAAAAATGAGTACAGGATTATTGAAGGAGAAGAAAATGAATATAGAATACTGAAATATCATTTTGTATATGGAAATCAGAGTTATCAACTGGAAATAGGAAGCAGCCTTAGTGAAGTAAACGATCTAACATTCATTATCAGGTTTTTTATTATAATTGTTTTGGTTGTTATTCTTTTGGTGACTTTTTTGGCTGATACCGTTTATATCGAATATCTGCTTAAGCCTTTTTATAAAATTATTGACACAAAGATAAGGAGGGTTAATGAACCTGAGGCTTTTGATCATACTCCAATAAAAGCCAAATCAAGAGATTTTAAAGAACTAGATCTCGTCCTGAATCAAATGATGGACCGGATTGCAGATGTATTTAAAAAAGAGAAACAATTTATTTCAAATGTTTCGCACGAGCTTTTAACTCCGATTGCTTTATTAAAAAATAAGCTGGAAAACCTTTTGCAAAATGACTCATTGGATGATAATGCAGTTGATAAAATTGCAGGTTCTTTGAAAACTTTGGATATGCTGAAGAAAATTATAAACAATTTGTTACTGATTTCAAGAATTGAAAATCATCAGTACGAATCAAATGAAAGGATTAATTTTCAGCACATAATAAATGAATTGCAGGAAGATCTTCAGGATCGGATTGAGGATAAGGGAATTTGGTTTAGTAATGAAACAAAACATGATTTTGTCTTTACAGGAAACAAAACATTAATTCATATACTGATTTATAATCTGGTTACTAATGCGATAAAATATAATAAACCTAATGGTGAAATTGTAGTTTCGGACGGTTTTTTACAGGATCGATATTTTATTTCAATTGCTGATTCCGGTCTTGGATTGAATGAATCTCAGATTGAAAATATTTTTAACCGTTTTACAAGAGTAAATTCTGAACAGGAAGGGCAGGGTTTAGGACTGGCTATTGCAAAAAGTATAGCGGTTTTTCATCACATTGAAATAAAAGTTTCTTCTGTTGTAAATGAAGGAACAGTGTTTACTTTGTTGTTTTAA
- a CDS encoding response regulator transcription factor: MNILIVEDNKELAAEVYDFLCKSGYICKIANNCADALEEFGSSDYDAMLLDLGLPDGDGFEVLKEVRKTKSKMAVIVLTARGELDDRINGLHLGADDYLTKPFALTELAARIFAVIRRIHGFTLNNLGIHGFLLQLQDYKVTFNEVSINLTKKEFDIFQYLVLNKNRVITRLQLTEHIWGDILEINSDSNFIDVHVRNLRKKLDKHTAIDWFETVRNVGYRINE, from the coding sequence ATGAATATTTTGATTGTTGAGGATAATAAGGAACTTGCAGCAGAAGTGTATGATTTTCTATGCAAGTCAGGCTATATCTGTAAAATTGCAAATAATTGCGCCGATGCACTGGAGGAATTTGGCTCTAGTGATTATGATGCGATGCTTTTAGATTTGGGACTTCCGGACGGAGACGGTTTTGAGGTTTTGAAAGAAGTCAGGAAAACGAAGTCTAAAATGGCAGTTATTGTGTTGACAGCGCGCGGGGAACTAGACGATCGAATTAACGGACTTCATCTCGGGGCAGATGATTATTTGACAAAGCCTTTTGCCCTGACAGAATTGGCTGCGAGAATATTTGCTGTAATTCGAAGAATTCACGGTTTTACATTAAACAATTTAGGTATTCACGGATTTTTATTGCAGCTTCAGGATTACAAGGTTACTTTTAACGAAGTTTCGATTAATCTGACTAAAAAAGAATTTGATATTTTTCAGTATTTGGTTTTGAATAAAAACAGGGTGATTACCCGTCTCCAATTGACTGAACATATTTGGGGAGATATATTAGAAATAAATTCAGATTCGAATTTTATAGATGTTCATGTTCGAAATCTCCGTAAAAAACTCGATAAACATACTGCTATAGATTGGTTTGAAACAGTCCGCAATGTTGGTTATCGTATAAATGAGTAA
- the polA gene encoding DNA polymerase I — MSTQKRLFLLDAYALIFRGYYAFIKNPRINSKGMDTSAIMGFMNSLLDVIKREKPDHLAVAFDKEGSHARTEMFSEYKANRDETPEAIKIAVPYIQELLRAMHIPIIELAGCEADDLIGTIAKQAEKQNYKVYMVTPDKDFAQLVSENIFMYKPARMGNGIEIWGIPEVLAKFEVERPEQVIDFLGMMGDAVDNIPGLPGVGEVTAKKFLKEFGSMENLLANTDKLKGKMKENIEANKEKGILSKKLAAIMCDCDVTFNEEDYELSRPDIEKTDAIFQELEFRRMAEQFDNLFKVGGGNELANNNPASDAKLYKKPQPKNEDQFDLFGGGGTTLDESAEAARNSFYSTLENTEHSYQTIQGDLGIKLLLQNLEKQTSVCFDTETTGIDALHAELVGMSFSYEKGKAFYVPFPENQEEAQALVNKFVPFFENENIEKIGQNLKYDLKILSNYDVTVKGKLFDTMIAHYLINPDMRHNMDILAETYLKYSPKSIETLIGKKGKNQLSMRDVPLEDIKEYAAEDADITLQLKEIFTAELDKTETKKLFDEIEIPLVSVLADMETEGIRLDVEFLKAMSSEMDIEIKSLEEKIYETAGEKFNLASPKQLGDILFDKLKIGGAKQKKTKTGQYATGEEVLTYLANDNPIVKEILDWRQMVKLQSTYILALPEQVDKKTLRVHTDYMQTVAATGRLSSNNPNLQNIPIRTERGRQIRKAFVARDENHTLISADYSQIELRIIAALSGEENMIKAFRDGEDIHKATASKVFNVPLDEVSREQRSNAKTVNFGIIYGVSAFGLSNQTSLSRSESAALIEAYYNTYPKLKSYISDQVEFARENGYVQTILGRRRYLKDINSANAVVRSAAERNAVNAPIQGSAADVIKIAMINIHKKLKEENWKSKMLLQVHDELVFDVYNDELEKIQPMIKHEMENAFKMAVPLEVELGLGKDWLEAH, encoded by the coding sequence ATGTCAACTCAAAAACGTCTTTTTCTTCTAGATGCTTATGCACTAATTTTTCGTGGATATTATGCCTTTATAAAAAACCCGAGAATCAACTCAAAAGGAATGGATACATCTGCAATTATGGGTTTTATGAACTCCTTATTGGATGTTATTAAAAGAGAAAAACCAGATCATTTGGCCGTTGCTTTCGACAAAGAAGGAAGTCACGCCAGAACAGAAATGTTTTCAGAATATAAAGCTAACCGCGACGAAACTCCCGAAGCAATTAAGATTGCTGTTCCCTATATCCAGGAATTATTAAGAGCGATGCATATTCCGATTATTGAACTTGCGGGCTGTGAAGCTGATGACCTAATTGGAACAATTGCCAAACAAGCTGAAAAACAAAATTATAAGGTGTACATGGTAACGCCTGATAAAGATTTTGCTCAATTGGTTTCTGAAAATATTTTTATGTACAAACCTGCCCGTATGGGTAATGGAATAGAAATTTGGGGCATTCCGGAAGTTTTGGCAAAATTTGAAGTTGAAAGACCAGAACAGGTAATTGATTTTCTTGGAATGATGGGTGATGCTGTCGATAATATTCCCGGATTGCCTGGAGTTGGTGAAGTTACGGCTAAAAAGTTCCTGAAAGAATTTGGTTCAATGGAAAATCTTCTGGCTAACACAGATAAGCTGAAGGGCAAAATGAAAGAAAACATCGAAGCCAACAAAGAAAAAGGTATTTTATCTAAAAAACTGGCAGCGATTATGTGTGATTGTGATGTTACTTTTAATGAAGAAGATTACGAACTTTCAAGACCAGACATTGAAAAAACAGATGCTATTTTTCAGGAATTAGAATTCAGAAGAATGGCAGAACAGTTTGATAATTTGTTTAAAGTTGGAGGAGGAAACGAATTAGCAAATAATAATCCTGCTTCTGATGCCAAATTATACAAAAAACCACAGCCAAAAAACGAAGATCAATTTGATCTTTTTGGAGGCGGGGGTACTACACTTGATGAAAGCGCTGAAGCTGCAAGAAATTCATTTTACAGTACTTTAGAAAACACTGAACATTCGTATCAGACTATCCAAGGTGATTTAGGGATTAAATTGCTTTTGCAGAATTTAGAAAAACAGACTTCTGTTTGCTTCGACACAGAGACTACAGGAATCGATGCTTTGCATGCAGAATTGGTGGGAATGTCTTTCTCTTACGAAAAAGGAAAAGCTTTTTATGTACCATTTCCGGAAAACCAGGAAGAAGCTCAGGCATTAGTTAATAAATTTGTTCCGTTTTTTGAAAATGAAAACATTGAGAAAATCGGGCAAAATTTAAAATACGATTTAAAAATCCTTTCTAACTATGACGTTACCGTAAAAGGAAAACTTTTTGATACCATGATTGCGCATTATCTGATTAATCCGGATATGCGTCACAATATGGATATTTTAGCTGAAACGTATTTGAAATATTCCCCTAAGTCAATTGAAACTTTAATTGGGAAAAAAGGAAAAAATCAGCTTTCCATGCGTGATGTTCCTTTAGAAGATATTAAAGAATATGCTGCCGAAGATGCAGATATTACTTTACAATTAAAAGAAATCTTCACCGCCGAATTAGACAAAACAGAAACTAAAAAGTTATTTGATGAAATCGAAATTCCGTTAGTAAGTGTTTTGGCTGATATGGAAACTGAAGGAATTCGTCTGGATGTGGAGTTTCTTAAAGCGATGTCTTCTGAAATGGACATTGAAATCAAATCTTTAGAAGAAAAAATCTATGAAACTGCCGGGGAGAAATTCAACCTGGCTTCCCCAAAACAGTTAGGCGATATTTTATTTGACAAACTTAAAATTGGCGGAGCAAAACAAAAGAAAACCAAAACAGGTCAATATGCAACTGGCGAAGAAGTTTTAACGTATTTAGCAAATGACAACCCGATTGTAAAAGAAATTCTGGATTGGCGACAAATGGTAAAACTTCAAAGTACTTATATTTTAGCTTTACCGGAACAAGTAGATAAAAAAACATTACGCGTCCATACAGATTATATGCAGACAGTTGCGGCAACTGGTCGATTGAGTTCTAATAATCCGAACTTGCAAAATATTCCGATTCGTACCGAAAGAGGACGTCAAATTCGTAAAGCCTTTGTGGCCCGCGATGAAAATCATACTTTAATCTCTGCCGATTACTCGCAGATTGAACTTAGAATTATTGCGGCTTTAAGTGGCGAAGAAAATATGATTAAAGCTTTTCGGGATGGAGAAGATATTCACAAAGCAACTGCATCAAAAGTTTTTAACGTTCCTTTAGACGAAGTTTCACGTGAACAGAGAAGCAACGCCAAAACTGTAAATTTCGGAATTATCTATGGAGTTTCAGCTTTCGGATTAAGCAACCAGACTTCGTTATCAAGAAGCGAAAGCGCTGCTTTGATTGAAGCCTATTACAATACTTATCCTAAGTTAAAATCATATATTTCGGATCAGGTTGAGTTCGCGCGTGAAAATGGATACGTACAAACGATTTTAGGACGTCGACGTTATTTAAAAGATATCAACTCTGCAAATGCAGTTGTTAGGAGTGCTGCCGAACGAAATGCTGTAAATGCTCCAATTCAGGGAAGTGCTGCTGATGTTATTAAAATTGCGATGATCAACATCCATAAAAAACTTAAGGAAGAAAACTGGAAATCAAAAATGCTGCTTCAGGTACATGATGAGCTTGTATTCGACGTATATAACGACGAATTAGAAAAAATCCAGCCTATGATTAAACATGAAATGGAAAATGCTTTTAAAATGGCTGTCCCATTAGAAGTTGAATTAGGTTTAGGTAAAGATTGGTTAGAAGCGCATTAA
- a CDS encoding type I phosphomannose isomerase catalytic subunit encodes MKSNLYPLQFQPILKERIWGGEKLKTILNKSITSKITGESWELSTVEGDVSIVAEGELKGKSLMDLINDMPEEILGTSVYKRFGKQFPLLFKYLDAREDLSIQVHPNDKLAKERHNSFGKTEMWYVMQADTDARIIVGFKEDSSKEEYLKHLNDKNLVSILDDVKAKSGDVFFLETGTVHAIGAGLVVAEIQQTSDITYRLYDFDRKDAQGNTRELHVDLALDAINYSKVNTQKNYEKKTNLSNLVVDCPYFTTNFIPLENKIEVAKSGETFTVYMCIEGSFTIEYDGFQHSYKKGDTVLVPAEIKGFVLNGNASILEIYIS; translated from the coding sequence ATGAAATCGAATTTATACCCTTTACAATTCCAACCCATTCTAAAAGAAAGAATCTGGGGGGGAGAAAAACTTAAAACTATATTAAATAAATCAATTACTTCAAAAATTACTGGTGAGAGCTGGGAACTTTCAACTGTAGAAGGAGATGTCAGTATTGTGGCTGAAGGAGAGTTGAAAGGAAAATCCCTAATGGATCTTATTAATGATATGCCGGAAGAAATTTTGGGAACGTCAGTTTATAAGCGTTTCGGCAAGCAATTTCCTCTGCTTTTTAAATATTTAGATGCGAGGGAAGACCTTTCTATTCAGGTTCATCCAAATGATAAGCTGGCAAAAGAACGCCATAATTCTTTTGGAAAAACCGAAATGTGGTATGTAATGCAGGCTGATACAGATGCCAGGATTATTGTGGGCTTTAAAGAAGATTCAAGTAAAGAAGAATATTTGAAACATTTAAATGATAAAAATTTAGTCTCTATCTTAGACGATGTTAAAGCAAAATCAGGAGATGTTTTCTTTTTAGAAACCGGAACTGTACATGCAATAGGGGCAGGACTAGTTGTAGCTGAAATTCAGCAGACCTCAGATATAACATATCGCTTATATGATTTTGACCGTAAAGATGCACAGGGAAATACAAGGGAATTGCATGTAGATCTTGCACTTGATGCAATTAATTATAGTAAAGTTAATACGCAGAAAAATTACGAGAAAAAGACCAATCTATCAAATCTAGTAGTTGATTGTCCTTATTTTACAACCAATTTCATTCCGTTAGAAAATAAAATAGAAGTTGCTAAATCCGGGGAAACCTTTACAGTTTATATGTGCATTGAAGGAAGTTTTACAATTGAATACGATGGTTTTCAGCATTCCTATAAAAAAGGGGATACAGTTTTGGTTCCTGCTGAGATAAAAGGCTTTGTTCTGAATGGAAATGCTTCAATTTTAGAAATTTACATTTCTTAA
- a CDS encoding peroxiredoxin, which yields MSLKIGDIVPNFTAEDSHGEVFESRSVLGRKPLVIYFYPKDNTPGCTTEACSFRDQYEDFKDLGAEVIGISSDSVKSHQKFAKKHELPFILLSDQDKKLRHLFGVKNNLFGLLPGRVTYVIDRNGVVILIFDSINAASHIPKALDTIKELVL from the coding sequence ATGTCATTGAAAATAGGAGATATAGTTCCGAATTTTACTGCAGAAGATAGTCACGGAGAAGTTTTTGAAAGCCGAAGTGTTTTGGGCCGAAAGCCACTGGTGATTTATTTTTATCCCAAAGACAATACGCCCGGATGTACTACCGAGGCATGTAGTTTTAGGGATCAATATGAAGATTTTAAGGATTTAGGCGCTGAGGTAATCGGGATAAGCAGTGACAGTGTAAAATCGCACCAGAAGTTTGCTAAAAAACATGAATTGCCTTTTATATTATTGTCTGATCAGGACAAGAAATTAAGGCATCTTTTTGGAGTTAAAAACAACTTATTCGGACTTTTGCCAGGAAGGGTAACATATGTTATTGACAGAAATGGCGTGGTGATTTTGATTTTTGACAGTATAAATGCCGCCAGTCACATTCCGAAAGCTCTGGATACAATTAAAGAATTGGTGTTGTAG
- a CDS encoding 6-pyruvoyl trahydropterin synthase family protein, whose amino-acid sequence MKVTISRKAHFNAAHRLYRKDWTFEKNDEVFGKCNNPSFHGHNYGLTVSVTGKIDPETGFVLDVKILADIIREEVEVPFDHKNLNLDVPEFQDLNPTAENIAVVIWNKIRKRIQSDFDLEIVLNETDRNFVTYKGE is encoded by the coding sequence ATGAAAGTAACCATATCAAGAAAAGCGCATTTTAATGCTGCACATCGATTATATAGAAAAGACTGGACATTTGAAAAAAACGATGAAGTTTTTGGAAAATGTAACAATCCGAGTTTTCATGGTCATAATTATGGTTTAACAGTAAGTGTTACAGGAAAAATTGACCCGGAAACCGGTTTTGTTTTAGATGTGAAAATATTAGCGGATATTATACGTGAAGAAGTAGAAGTTCCGTTTGATCACAAAAACCTGAATCTGGATGTTCCGGAGTTTCAGGATTTGAATCCAACTGCAGAAAATATTGCTGTTGTGATATGGAATAAAATTAGAAAAAGGATTCAGTCCGATTTTGATTTAGAAATCGTATTGAATGAAACGGACCGCAATTTTGTAACTTATAAAGGAGAATAA
- the idi gene encoding isopentenyl-diphosphate Delta-isomerase, giving the protein MIEENVILVNQNDEQIGLMPKLEAHEKAVLHRAFSVFILNSKNEIMLQQRAHQKYHSPLLWTNTCCSHQREGESNIEAGSRRLFEEMGFKTELKELFHFIYKAPFDNGLTEHELDHVMIGYYNENPEINLEEVEDWKWMKIEDIKEDIEKHPEIYTVWFKIIFDEFYHYLEDHKI; this is encoded by the coding sequence ATGATAGAAGAAAACGTAATACTAGTCAACCAAAATGATGAGCAGATTGGCTTGATGCCAAAATTAGAAGCACATGAAAAAGCCGTTTTACACCGCGCTTTCTCAGTTTTTATTTTAAACAGTAAAAATGAAATCATGCTGCAGCAGCGTGCACATCAAAAATATCATTCTCCTTTGCTGTGGACCAATACATGCTGCAGTCATCAGCGTGAAGGAGAGTCAAATATCGAAGCGGGTAGCAGACGACTGTTTGAAGAAATGGGTTTTAAAACCGAATTAAAGGAATTGTTTCATTTTATATACAAAGCGCCTTTTGATAACGGTCTGACCGAACATGAGCTTGATCACGTCATGATTGGGTATTATAATGAAAATCCGGAAATTAATTTAGAAGAAGTAGAGGATTGGAAATGGATGAAAATTGAGGATATAAAAGAAGATATTGAAAAGCACCCCGAAATATATACTGTCTGGTTTAAAATAATTTTTGATGAATTTTATCATTATTTGGAAGACCACAAGATTTAA
- the msrB gene encoding peptide-methionine (R)-S-oxide reductase MsrB, translating into MKTRTQFFRLCFLILVFIFQACGQSSKKNNTQTSTMGNKINKPGNPYYSNTDTTKLNVSDAQWKKVLPEDVYAVMRQADTERPFTGKYWNTDEKGTYYCASCGNKLFRSGAKFASSCGWPSFFEQDNKKSVVYKNDNSLGMERIEALCGRCGGHLGHLFDDGPPPTGKRYCMNSIAMDFIPDNK; encoded by the coding sequence ATGAAAACAAGAACACAATTTTTCAGGCTTTGCTTTTTAATTCTGGTATTTATTTTTCAGGCTTGTGGACAATCATCAAAAAAGAACAATACACAAACTTCTACCATGGGAAACAAAATAAATAAACCCGGAAATCCATATTATTCTAATACAGACACAACCAAACTAAATGTTAGCGACGCCCAATGGAAAAAAGTACTTCCTGAAGATGTTTATGCTGTAATGCGTCAGGCGGATACTGAAAGACCTTTTACAGGAAAATACTGGAACACTGACGAAAAAGGAACTTATTATTGCGCGTCATGTGGAAACAAACTCTTCAGATCGGGAGCCAAGTTTGCAAGCAGCTGCGGGTGGCCAAGTTTTTTTGAACAAGACAATAAAAAAAGTGTGGTTTATAAAAATGATAATTCTCTCGGAATGGAAAGAATTGAAGCGCTTTGTGGCAGATGCGGCGGACATTTAGGCCATTTATTTGATGATGGCCCGCCACCAACAGGAAAACGCTACTGTATGAATTCGATTGCAATGGATTTCATTCCAGATAACAAATAA
- the msrA gene encoding peptide-methionine (S)-S-oxide reductase MsrA, translated as MKKILLICSFVFSLNGFSQKKTVDIETITLGGGCYWCVEAVYENLNGVKSVVSGYAGGKTVNPTYEEVCTGKTGHAEVVQITYDKNITNINEIFKVFFTVHDPTTLNRQGADVGTQYRSVIFYTNEEQKKAAQNIIAELNKAKVYDSTIVTKIEPLTKFYKAENYHQNYFANNKNQPYCKMVIQPKIEKFEKVFKDKLKKKP; from the coding sequence ATGAAAAAAATACTTTTAATCTGTTCTTTTGTTTTCTCATTAAACGGATTCTCTCAGAAAAAAACAGTCGATATTGAAACTATTACACTTGGTGGAGGATGTTATTGGTGTGTCGAAGCTGTTTATGAAAATCTAAATGGAGTAAAATCTGTTGTTTCCGGTTATGCCGGAGGTAAAACAGTCAATCCAACCTATGAAGAAGTCTGCACGGGTAAAACCGGTCACGCCGAAGTGGTACAAATTACTTATGATAAAAATATAACAAACATTAACGAAATCTTCAAGGTTTTCTTTACTGTTCACGATCCTACTACATTGAACAGACAAGGTGCTGATGTGGGAACCCAATACCGTTCTGTAATTTTTTATACAAATGAAGAACAAAAAAAGGCTGCTCAAAACATTATTGCAGAACTTAATAAGGCAAAAGTTTACGACAGCACGATTGTAACCAAAATAGAACCGCTTACAAAATTTTATAAGGCCGAAAATTACCATCAGAATTATTTTGCCAACAACAAAAATCAACCCTATTGTAAAATGGTGATTCAGCCTAAAATCGAAAAGTTTGAAAAAGTTTTTAAGGACAAACTAAAAAAGAAACCTTAA
- a CDS encoding polysaccharide lyase family 7 protein — protein MKKIRTYLLLLFASTTFIIHAQKAPKIDLTLWKLTIPEGSVTTYKAPKLLDYSENVEITKFMFNDLTDRSLVFYVYPSIKSKRSFNKTDLKEQNSFGGDASWSFKQGAKLKASIKMGEISKKNDEYPRVIFAQIGGRLKEDQVNQIGAKDKSAPSILKVFWDNGYVKLRSKRLADPSITGIDILKEDSWIDDDGYTFKNKVDFDKFNFQIEISDGKMEVSVNGEKKVYSGGDYKLWNSFDNYFTVGCNLQGDQTGAFANVKFYSLDVTH, from the coding sequence ATGAAAAAAATTAGAACTTATCTTTTATTATTATTCGCAAGTACTACTTTTATAATTCATGCCCAAAAAGCACCAAAAATAGATTTGACTTTATGGAAGTTAACTATTCCTGAAGGTTCGGTAACCACTTACAAAGCACCAAAACTTTTGGATTATTCTGAAAATGTTGAAATCACTAAATTTATGTTCAATGATCTGACTGACAGGTCTTTGGTTTTTTATGTTTATCCTTCTATCAAATCTAAAAGATCTTTTAACAAGACAGATTTAAAAGAACAAAACTCATTTGGGGGAGATGCAAGCTGGTCTTTTAAACAAGGAGCAAAATTAAAGGCTTCGATTAAAATGGGAGAGATTTCTAAAAAGAATGATGAATACCCTCGTGTTATATTTGCTCAGATTGGAGGAAGGTTAAAAGAAGATCAGGTTAATCAAATTGGTGCCAAAGACAAATCTGCTCCATCAATCTTAAAAGTTTTTTGGGATAATGGATATGTAAAATTGAGATCAAAAAGGTTAGCAGATCCTTCTATTACAGGCATTGATATTTTAAAAGAAGATTCCTGGATTGATGATGATGGTTATACTTTTAAAAATAAAGTCGATTTTGATAAGTTCAATTTTCAGATTGAAATTAGTGATGGAAAGATGGAAGTTAGTGTAAACGGTGAGAAAAAAGTATATTCTGGAGGTGATTACAAACTATGGAATTCATTCGATAATTATTTTACTGTTGGATGTAATCTTCAGGGAGATCAAACAGGAGCATTTGCAAATGTGAAATTTTACTCATTAGATGTTACTCACTAA